Proteins encoded together in one Nitrospirota bacterium window:
- a CDS encoding CHASE3 domain-containing protein, producing the protein MGRWVVQWVNHLRIQHKVWVMLLLLCVPLGAGIAIHLYVVQQLLGLQQQKQDLTLADKQVHVLERLAVDIEDGFRGYVLTQQPAFLVPLIEAEAKLNQALSDASASLAKLPGSSNQLDSIERQLKDFLHSKQELIADIQRGRGDKALEYVRSGEGLRLSDLLRADLRTVEDRLMRHRNFLKEQADGLSQRTFVGLWITLAGVVALGWIVSRVLARSLKDPIMQLESATRSIGAQVDMAGITELLAVGRGAKDELGQLADAYLAMARRIETHTQEIETLIAVGREINTIGPDGLDGVLRRISDRAVELVKADVCLVLLRDDQMGCWVVEAASGEWNDRLKKSVMLWEELPVSVQAFETREAATGERFRFDERPQVLRRNLIGDSMLSIPLLAQGIPFGVLSLLADRPRGAHEWNLRLAGGLAQEAALAISNARLYEAAEQRQRGLAARLQQLEHLAETLAHDLKGPGARMEELARLLVQQCGWQFDDRTKRWLSLIEENGRDLVQRVEGILTVARVGMGQGAITAVDPTVIIDEVLKARAGEIERLRAVVRVEPGLPLVACHGAYLRQIFDNLVSNALKFTRAGEAPMVRISGHVEGPMVAFSVEDRGIGIPSTQRSRVFQPFVRLLMSDAAGSGIGLTIIQRIVALYGGKVWIDGVDGQSCTVQFTVPSFQEQGNASNGRTQTSRVSDVVDVAPRGVL; encoded by the coding sequence ATGGGCCGATGGGTTGTGCAATGGGTGAATCACCTCCGTATCCAGCACAAGGTCTGGGTGATGCTCCTGTTGCTTTGCGTACCGCTCGGCGCAGGCATTGCCATTCACCTCTATGTTGTTCAACAGTTACTTGGGCTGCAACAACAGAAGCAAGACCTCACGCTGGCCGATAAACAAGTCCATGTCCTGGAGCGACTCGCCGTCGATATTGAGGACGGTTTTCGCGGGTATGTCTTGACCCAGCAACCAGCCTTCCTTGTTCCGCTGATCGAAGCTGAAGCGAAGCTCAACCAGGCGCTATCGGATGCCTCAGCATCGCTGGCAAAGCTACCCGGCTCTTCGAACCAACTGGATTCGATCGAGCGGCAACTGAAAGATTTTCTGCATTCCAAACAGGAATTGATCGCAGACATTCAGCGGGGGCGAGGGGACAAGGCGTTGGAGTACGTGCGGTCTGGCGAAGGGCTCCGACTGTCCGATCTGCTCCGCGCAGATCTCCGGACCGTCGAAGATCGCCTGATGCGGCACCGAAATTTCTTGAAGGAACAAGCGGACGGGCTATCGCAGCGGACGTTTGTGGGACTGTGGATCACGCTGGCCGGTGTGGTTGCGTTGGGATGGATTGTCTCACGCGTGTTAGCCCGCTCTCTCAAGGATCCAATCATGCAGCTTGAATCAGCCACCAGAAGTATCGGAGCGCAGGTCGACATGGCAGGCATTACCGAACTGTTGGCTGTGGGTCGAGGAGCGAAGGACGAACTCGGTCAATTGGCGGATGCCTATCTCGCCATGGCTCGTCGCATCGAGACGCACACCCAAGAGATCGAGACGCTCATCGCCGTCGGCCGTGAGATCAACACCATCGGCCCCGACGGTCTGGACGGAGTGCTCCGGCGTATCTCGGACCGAGCGGTGGAATTGGTCAAAGCGGATGTCTGTCTTGTGCTCCTTCGCGATGATCAAATGGGCTGCTGGGTGGTTGAAGCTGCATCCGGCGAATGGAATGACCGCCTGAAGAAATCTGTCATGCTATGGGAAGAACTCCCGGTCAGTGTTCAAGCATTTGAGACGCGCGAGGCGGCCACGGGGGAACGGTTTCGTTTTGACGAACGGCCACAAGTTTTGCGGCGGAACTTGATTGGGGACAGTATGTTGTCAATTCCCCTGTTGGCGCAGGGGATTCCGTTCGGCGTCCTGTCGCTCTTGGCCGATCGACCCAGGGGAGCGCATGAATGGAATCTACGCCTGGCCGGAGGATTGGCTCAGGAGGCTGCGCTGGCTATCTCCAACGCGCGGCTGTATGAAGCTGCGGAACAGCGGCAACGGGGGTTGGCTGCACGCCTCCAACAGCTCGAGCACCTTGCTGAAACCTTGGCTCATGATCTTAAGGGGCCGGGGGCTCGTATGGAAGAACTCGCGCGGTTATTGGTCCAGCAGTGCGGTTGGCAATTCGACGACCGGACGAAGCGCTGGTTATCTCTTATCGAAGAGAATGGTAGGGATCTTGTGCAGCGTGTGGAAGGAATCTTGACCGTGGCTCGTGTCGGTATGGGTCAGGGGGCCATTACGGCTGTCGATCCGACTGTGATTATTGACGAGGTGTTGAAAGCCAGGGCCGGTGAGATCGAGCGGCTCCGTGCCGTCGTACGGGTTGAACCGGGGCTACCGCTCGTTGCCTGTCACGGTGCCTATCTTCGGCAAATCTTCGACAACCTTGTCTCGAACGCGCTTAAATTCACAAGGGCAGGAGAGGCACCGATGGTAAGGATTAGCGGGCATGTAGAGGGTCCTATGGTGGCCTTCTCTGTCGAGGATCGCGGGATAGGGATTCCTTCGACTCAACGCAGTCGAGTATTTCAGCCGTTTGTCCGCTTGTTGATGTCCGATGCAGCTGGCAGCGGGATCGGTCTGACCATCATCCAACGCATTGTGGCTCTGTATGGTGGCAAGGTGTGGATCGACGGAGTCGATGGGCAGAGCTGCACAGTACAATTCACGGTTCCGAGTTTTCAGGAGCAGGGGAATGCCTCCAATGGCAGGACCCAGACGTCGAGAGTTTCCGATGTGGTCGATGTTGCCCCGCGAGGGGTTCTGTGA
- a CDS encoding sigma-54-dependent Fis family transcriptional regulator, translating into MMTRGTVSDIRTNRANSKVPFTILIVEDNATDVELMLHALESADLKPLGGDFEMEVRATAEGALQLIGEQTVDLVLTDMMLPGMDGLDLVSRIQKIDPNLPVIMVTRMNAIPLAVDAMRRGAFDYVLKPVNAEDLGIRLHRAIRISEVLRRHAIYEQRDRQEFEANSFVGSGASFEKIVRSIQEAAQVRSTVLITGETGTGKGMIARAIHQQSPESSRPFQVIDCATVPEGMMESELFGHVRGAFTGAIADKPGLIELANGGSVFLDEIGELPLLLQAKLLRVLEESEVRAVGGTRVRRINMRFIAATNRNLEARVREGTFRKDLYYRLAVVSIKVPPLRERREDIPIIARHLFSRLLRSMGKGQCHFTEEAMELLVSYSWPGNGRELRNVVERMAMLTTGDTIRAHDVRSVIPQSEAESLASGEPSATILPYMEAKEQVLEEFTKSYLRAKLAQHGGVITKAAEDSGIPRQHFSLLMKRFLGSEVIENQ; encoded by the coding sequence ATGATGACACGTGGCACAGTGTCCGACATCCGAACGAACAGAGCCAACTCCAAAGTGCCATTCACGATTCTCATTGTCGAGGACAATGCAACGGATGTTGAGTTGATGCTGCATGCCCTTGAATCGGCGGACCTGAAACCACTCGGGGGAGATTTCGAGATGGAGGTTCGTGCCACGGCAGAGGGGGCCTTGCAGCTGATAGGGGAACAGACCGTCGATCTCGTGCTGACCGACATGATGTTGCCGGGAATGGACGGATTGGACCTCGTCAGCCGCATTCAAAAGATCGATCCAAATTTGCCTGTTATCATGGTGACTCGAATGAACGCCATTCCTCTGGCTGTAGATGCAATGCGGCGAGGTGCCTTTGACTATGTGCTGAAACCTGTCAATGCGGAGGATTTGGGGATACGGCTCCATCGGGCGATTCGTATCTCGGAAGTGCTCCGCCGGCATGCGATCTATGAGCAACGGGACCGGCAAGAATTCGAAGCCAATAGTTTCGTCGGGAGTGGAGCTTCGTTCGAAAAGATTGTACGGAGTATTCAGGAGGCGGCTCAGGTCCGTTCAACAGTGTTAATCACCGGCGAAACCGGAACAGGAAAGGGAATGATCGCACGGGCAATCCATCAACAGAGTCCGGAGAGCAGTCGGCCCTTTCAAGTAATCGATTGTGCAACTGTTCCAGAGGGGATGATGGAATCGGAGCTGTTCGGGCATGTACGGGGGGCCTTTACCGGTGCGATCGCTGATAAGCCCGGGCTCATTGAATTAGCGAACGGTGGAAGCGTGTTTCTCGATGAAATCGGAGAGCTTCCCCTATTGCTTCAAGCGAAACTCCTCCGAGTATTGGAGGAAAGCGAGGTGCGCGCCGTAGGTGGAACCAGAGTTCGCCGAATCAATATGCGTTTTATCGCTGCGACGAACCGAAATCTGGAAGCTCGAGTGCGTGAAGGGACCTTCCGGAAGGATTTGTATTATCGACTCGCAGTCGTTTCGATTAAGGTGCCGCCGCTTCGGGAGCGTCGCGAGGACATCCCCATTATCGCACGTCATTTATTCAGCCGTCTGCTTCGATCGATGGGCAAGGGGCAGTGCCATTTTACTGAAGAGGCAATGGAGCTGTTGGTTTCCTATTCCTGGCCTGGGAATGGCAGAGAGCTCCGCAATGTCGTGGAACGGATGGCTATGCTCACGACCGGCGACACCATTCGAGCCCACGACGTGAGAAGCGTGATTCCGCAAAGTGAGGCCGAGTCTCTCGCCTCAGGCGAACCGAGCGCCACTATTCTTCCATACATGGAAGCAAAGGAGCAGGTGCTTGAAGAGTTTACGAAGTCTTATCTCCGTGCGAAACTTGCCCAGCATGGAGGTGTCATCACAAAGGCCGCTGAAGACAGCGGTATACCACGGCAACATTTTTCGCTGCTCATGAAAAGATTCCTAGGAAGCGAGGTGATCGAGAATCAGTAG
- a CDS encoding nitrite oxidoreductase, gamma subunit, with the protein MSLVQTHSKRVVFGILLSALIVGVMLTMGQVPLAVSQPVTIPAKMIKGAIPMDGANPVWEGVPGVIVPLSGQLITTPMHPNISVKSVFVKAMTNGKEIGLRIEWNDQTKNDTAIGPQDFRDQAAVMFPVNTAGAPPFQCMGQSGGTTNIWRWNAEWQKDLGKDSAGIWDVDDQYPSIFWDFYFEEPAGGVTYPDRIGRSLGPFNPGIWSGNIMSDPTLRVSSVEDLNANGFSTLTTQAHQDVIGNGVWEPSGSVKGGGYTGPTWRVVVKRALETGDANDTQFKAGMSVPIAFAVWDGNNIERNGMKALSTWFTLKL; encoded by the coding sequence ATGAGTTTGGTGCAGACACACAGCAAGCGTGTGGTGTTTGGCATTCTTCTCTCTGCATTGATCGTTGGCGTGATGCTGACGATGGGGCAGGTGCCGTTGGCAGTCAGTCAGCCGGTGACAATTCCGGCAAAGATGATCAAGGGAGCAATTCCGATGGATGGCGCGAACCCGGTTTGGGAAGGCGTCCCCGGGGTCATTGTTCCGTTGAGCGGACAGCTGATCACGACGCCGATGCATCCGAACATTTCAGTCAAATCGGTGTTCGTGAAAGCCATGACTAACGGCAAAGAGATCGGTTTGCGGATAGAGTGGAACGACCAGACCAAGAACGATACGGCTATCGGTCCTCAAGATTTCCGGGATCAGGCAGCGGTTATGTTCCCGGTTAACACGGCTGGAGCTCCACCCTTCCAGTGTATGGGGCAGTCGGGCGGAACGACCAATATTTGGCGGTGGAATGCGGAGTGGCAAAAGGATCTCGGCAAGGATAGCGCAGGCATTTGGGATGTGGATGACCAATACCCAAGTATTTTTTGGGACTTCTATTTCGAAGAGCCGGCTGGTGGTGTGACCTATCCGGATCGGATCGGTCGCAGCCTTGGGCCCTTCAATCCTGGTATTTGGTCGGGGAATATCATGTCCGACCCAACCTTGCGTGTGAGCTCGGTTGAGGATCTAAATGCCAATGGTTTCAGCACCCTCACGACGCAAGCGCATCAGGATGTCATCGGGAACGGGGTGTGGGAACCCTCTGGCTCCGTCAAGGGTGGTGGGTACACAGGCCCAACATGGCGTGTGGTGGTGAAGCGTGCGTTGGAAACCGGTGATGCCAACGACACCCAGTTCAAGGCTGGAATGTCAGTGCCGATCGCGTTTGCAGTTTGGGACGGTAATAACATTGAACGTAACGGCATGAAGGCGCTTTCTACCTGGTTTACCCTCAAGCTTTAG